The Etheostoma spectabile isolate EspeVRDwgs_2016 unplaced genomic scaffold, UIUC_Espe_1.0 scaffold00003712, whole genome shotgun sequence genome contains a region encoding:
- the LOC116676763 gene encoding uncharacterized protein LOC116676763 → MISDYGGSVICPYCRTSTSILSGQTNQDQRGSQQPVLQNLKTSLSQKRALDTQDHHCSSEDESPQCVHGGKQAKIYKAARRVLLPLASSPSSDDATYIGSPQRHDIDHASDEDLSSAQRTVLHSPLKKLTGDKTDHGMAPKMNEIMSALHDLPEMIKLMRECVECVRALMSSFGGTPSSAMSSSSVDSAIEMHPLAGSTVTVSKRAFLRLNRSRMTIFAQELAVLVFTKEGLAQSTLTGKSGRGGPPKTQLDVAKVQAITDAVLLEFPQTSVSDVRTAIRRKCNNEQFSQKKGT, encoded by the exons GCAAACAAACCAGGATCAAAGAGGCAGCCAGCAACCAGTGTTACAAAACCTAAAGACTTCCTTGTCTCAGAAGAGGGCCCTAGACACACAAGATCACCACTGCAGTTCTGAGGATGAATCTCCACAATGTGTTCATGGG GGAAAGCAAGCAAAGATTTACAAGGCAGCAAGACGTGTGCTTTTACCCCTGGCATCCAGTCCCAGTTCTGATGACGCCACATACATAGGGAGTCCACAACGGCATGACATT gACCATGCCTCAGATGAAGACTTATCCTCAGCCCAGAGAACG GTACTTCATTCTCCCTTGAAGAAGCTGACGGGTGATAAGACTGATCATGGCATGGCacctaaaatgaatgaaatcatgTCAGCCCTTCATG ACCTGCCAGAAATGATTAAATTAATGAGggagtgtgtggagtgtgtcCGGGCATTGATGTCCTCGTTCGGGGGGACCCCTTCATCTGCAATGTCATCTTCTTCTGTGGACAGTGCAATTGAAATG CACCCCTTGGCAGGCAGCACAGTGACAGTTTCAAAGAGGGCCTTCCTGCGGCTGAATAGATCTCGCATGACCATTTTTGCCCAGGAGCTGGCTGTCCTGGTATTCACAAAGGAGGGCCTTGCACAGTCCACCCTAACTGGAAAGTCTGGGAGGGGGGGGCCGCCAAAAACACAGCTTGATGTCGCCAAAGTGCAGGCTATTACAG ACGCTGTTCTTCTGGAGTTTCCACAGACAAGTGTCTCTGATGTGCGCACGGCCATCAGACGAAAGTGTAACAATGAGCAGTTCAgccaaaaaaaaggaacataa